One window from the genome of Bdellovibrio sp. NC01 encodes:
- a CDS encoding LysR family transcriptional regulator, with protein sequence MEPNLYHLRYFLDAVRLGGVAAAAQKNRVSQSAVSQAIKKLEDSLGATLLVHSKNQFKVSPEGLRLLESMEGVLDSVRVLRSVLAGAQEENAGPLSMATLRSLALVLFPGVMSSLQKNHQKIEPVLKIGHTKNILEQVLDGEIEVGVVMDNKALRGVDKYILHEGHFCCVIGKGFKDQYKTLGFLATEEKPGVAEVRKLYKNRYKKTAPVSMIVESWEVIARFASEGLGIGFVPDFVAASVPHLQLTEVYSEFAHKIKYKIVLISKGDLSANAQLLAKELERSTAKVFQSAIS encoded by the coding sequence ATGGAACCTAATCTTTATCACCTTCGATATTTCCTGGATGCTGTTCGTTTAGGCGGGGTCGCGGCGGCCGCGCAAAAGAATCGTGTTTCACAATCGGCGGTCAGTCAGGCGATCAAAAAGCTTGAAGATTCTTTAGGAGCCACTCTTTTGGTGCACAGTAAGAATCAGTTTAAGGTCAGTCCAGAGGGTCTACGTTTGCTAGAATCCATGGAAGGTGTTTTGGATTCAGTTCGCGTTTTGCGCAGTGTTTTAGCGGGTGCCCAGGAAGAAAACGCGGGCCCTTTGTCGATGGCGACTTTACGCAGTCTTGCGCTGGTATTATTTCCTGGGGTGATGAGCTCTTTACAGAAGAACCATCAGAAGATCGAACCGGTATTAAAGATCGGGCACACAAAGAACATCTTAGAGCAAGTTCTTGATGGTGAAATCGAAGTCGGCGTAGTGATGGATAATAAGGCTTTGCGTGGAGTTGATAAATACATTCTGCATGAAGGGCATTTTTGCTGCGTGATTGGAAAAGGCTTTAAGGATCAATATAAAACTTTGGGCTTTCTTGCGACAGAAGAAAAACCAGGTGTCGCGGAAGTTCGTAAGCTCTATAAAAACCGCTATAAAAAGACCGCTCCAGTTTCGATGATCGTAGAAAGTTGGGAAGTGATCGCACGCTTTGCAAGTGAAGGTCTAGGAATTGGTTTCGTGCCTGATTTCGTCGCGGCATCAGTACCTCATCTTCAACTCACAGAAGTGTATTCTGAATTTGCACATAAGATTAAATATAAAATTGTGCTGATATCTAAAGGTGATCTTTCAGCGAATGCTCAGCTTCTTGCAAAAGAGCTTGAGCGCAGTACCGCCAAAGTATTCCAAAGTGCGATATCCTGA
- a CDS encoding hemerythrin domain-containing protein, whose product MEIYELLKRDHDKLKQLFVDLLSLPEGDKQTRHFLLEQIRDELVPHSRAEESVFYNSLRTIKSLKDRALHGYKEHMEAETLLRMLQLQSKTNMDWKATAAKLKEALEHHIHEEEIELFALARENFSDEESQMMANAFEKLKPKIQEQTIIGTTWDMVANLMPPRFSDSFRGMKGPQL is encoded by the coding sequence ATGGAAATATACGAACTGTTAAAGCGAGACCATGATAAATTAAAGCAGCTTTTCGTTGATCTACTCAGTCTTCCTGAAGGAGATAAACAGACACGCCATTTTTTATTGGAACAAATTCGCGATGAACTTGTTCCACACTCACGAGCTGAGGAATCTGTTTTTTACAACTCCTTGCGCACAATCAAATCCTTAAAAGATCGCGCTTTGCATGGCTACAAAGAGCATATGGAAGCAGAAACATTATTACGTATGCTGCAATTACAAAGTAAAACCAATATGGATTGGAAAGCCACGGCTGCGAAACTGAAAGAAGCTCTTGAACATCACATTCACGAGGAAGAAATCGAATTATTCGCCTTGGCTCGTGAAAACTTTTCTGACGAAGAATCGCAGATGATGGCGAATGCCTTTGAAAAACTAAAACCAAAAATTCAAGAACAAACTATCATTGGCACGACTTGGGATATGGTCGCGAATTTAATGCCACCACGATTCTCTGATTCATTTCGAGGAATGAAAGGACCGCAACTTTAA
- a CDS encoding zinc-dependent alcohol dehydrogenase → MKAVCWHGTKHVEVEKVPDPRILNPQDVIVKITSTAICGSDLHLFDGVIPTMQKGDILGHEFMGEIVEVGPHIKNVKVGDKVVVPFNISCGHCFFCSRQEFSLCDNSNPKPEVADGLYGHGGGGLFGYSHMYGGYAGGQAEYARVPFGDVGPLVVPAGMDDDKLLFLSDIFPTGYQAAVNCNIQMGDTVAVWGCGPVGLFSIESAYLLGAERVIAIDRVPERLKIAKEICKAEVLNYEECDVLEELKILTGGRGPDACIDAVGLEAHGTDLYSKYETAKMSVKMATDRPIALRQAIQACRKGGTVSIPGVYGGFLDKMPLGAAFAKGLTMKMGQTHVRKYMTALLEHILQGDIDPSFLITHRINIEDAPEAYKTFLDKKDSCVKVVIKNH, encoded by the coding sequence ATGAAAGCGGTTTGCTGGCACGGGACAAAACACGTTGAAGTCGAAAAAGTTCCAGATCCACGAATCTTGAATCCTCAAGACGTCATCGTGAAAATCACCTCGACGGCAATATGTGGATCAGATCTGCATCTTTTCGATGGCGTGATTCCAACAATGCAAAAAGGCGATATTCTAGGTCACGAGTTCATGGGAGAAATCGTTGAAGTGGGACCGCACATAAAAAATGTGAAAGTCGGAGACAAAGTTGTTGTGCCATTTAATATTTCTTGCGGGCATTGTTTCTTCTGCAGTCGTCAGGAATTTTCACTCTGTGATAATAGCAACCCCAAACCTGAAGTAGCTGATGGTCTTTACGGTCACGGTGGGGGCGGGCTCTTTGGTTATTCGCACATGTATGGTGGGTATGCCGGTGGTCAGGCAGAATATGCGCGGGTTCCTTTCGGCGACGTGGGACCGTTAGTTGTGCCTGCCGGTATGGATGACGACAAGTTACTTTTCTTAAGCGATATTTTTCCGACTGGTTATCAAGCGGCGGTGAACTGCAATATTCAGATGGGGGATACGGTCGCCGTGTGGGGCTGTGGCCCGGTAGGACTTTTTTCGATTGAAAGTGCCTATTTGTTAGGTGCAGAACGAGTGATCGCCATCGACCGTGTGCCAGAGCGTTTGAAAATCGCAAAAGAAATTTGTAAAGCAGAAGTCCTGAACTATGAAGAATGCGATGTGCTTGAAGAACTAAAAATCCTGACAGGTGGTCGAGGTCCCGACGCGTGCATCGATGCCGTAGGTCTTGAAGCGCACGGCACTGATTTATACAGCAAATATGAAACCGCAAAAATGTCCGTGAAAATGGCAACAGACAGACCCATCGCCCTTCGTCAGGCCATTCAAGCATGTCGTAAAGGCGGAACGGTTTCAATTCCTGGCGTTTATGGTGGATTTTTAGATAAAATGCCTCTAGGAGCTGCTTTCGCGAAAGGTTTGACGATGAAGATGGGGCAGACACACGTGCGTAAGTATATGACGGCATTGCTTGAACATATTCTTCAAGGCGATATCGATCCTTCGTTCTTGATCACTCATCGAATCAACATCGAAGATGCTCCGGAAGCGTATAAAACATTTTTAGATAAAAAAGATAGTTGTGTGAAAGTTGTGATTAAAAATCATTAA
- a CDS encoding plasmid stabilization protein, with the protein MPRGSKESYTSKQKRQAHHIEESEKERGMSSKRAAQIGWATVNKETGGAGRAVSNTEPSKRGGRKGGLAKAAKSAKAKSASKRASSKTSSSKSTARKKSPSSKRRTTH; encoded by the coding sequence ATGCCAAGAGGTTCAAAAGAAAGTTACACTTCAAAACAAAAACGCCAAGCCCACCACATCGAGGAAAGTGAAAAAGAGCGTGGTATGTCTAGCAAAAGAGCCGCGCAAATCGGTTGGGCGACGGTTAATAAAGAAACAGGTGGCGCCGGTCGTGCTGTTTCAAATACAGAGCCATCAAAACGTGGCGGTCGTAAAGGTGGTCTTGCGAAAGCTGCAAAATCAGCGAAAGCAAAATCGGCTTCAAAAAGAGCATCTTCTAAAACGAGCTCTTCGAAATCCACGGCAAGAAAGAAGTCACCTTCTTCAAAAAGAAGAACGACTCACTAA
- a CDS encoding NADPH-dependent FMN reductase, which produces MYKILAICGSTRKQSSNLHVISAFSKVAANIFTTEVFSEIADLPHFNPDLDTEDPPKEISRFREKLRAADAILISTPEYALGVPGTLKNAIDWTVSSMEFSQKPVALITAGTAGEKAHASLLGTLLIIESRMTEQTQLVVSAVKSKMNGDTFTDNKTEIKIQELIESLKQLIENKSMTLLPRPTIMGN; this is translated from the coding sequence ATGTATAAGATCTTAGCTATCTGTGGTAGCACGCGAAAACAATCTTCTAATCTGCATGTGATTTCTGCATTTTCAAAAGTTGCAGCAAATATTTTTACCACGGAAGTATTCAGCGAAATCGCCGATCTTCCGCACTTCAATCCCGATCTGGATACGGAAGATCCGCCAAAAGAAATCTCTCGCTTTCGTGAAAAACTGCGCGCGGCCGATGCCATTCTTATTTCAACGCCTGAATATGCTTTAGGCGTTCCAGGCACGCTTAAAAATGCAATTGATTGGACGGTATCATCCATGGAGTTTTCGCAGAAACCTGTGGCGCTCATTACTGCGGGCACCGCGGGTGAAAAAGCACATGCATCACTTTTAGGGACTTTGCTGATTATTGAAAGTCGCATGACGGAACAAACGCAACTTGTTGTGTCGGCAGTTAAAAGCAAAATGAATGGCGATACGTTCACGGATAATAAGACTGAAATAAAGATTCAGGAATTGATCGAAAGTTTAAAGCAGTTGATAGAAAATAAGTCTATGACATTGCTTCCCCGTCCGACGATCATGGGAAATTAA
- a CDS encoding SRPBCC family protein has protein sequence MENQHAEVSPEGRRKRLEDKGLETVEAVTVLASAQNLYTFWLNPQNFMAFTEQLESVTKISDTKSHWKWKALRGNKTLEWDSEIVESTPYSVIAWRSTHVSEIKLSGRVEFRPLDYGRGTVVTVRIAFDVPGGKFTEFIEKMLGESPHQNLKMNLVKLRELFEAGEIPRVEGQPAGADRKHETKTALH, from the coding sequence ATGGAAAATCAGCATGCTGAAGTTTCTCCCGAAGGACGACGCAAGAGACTTGAAGACAAGGGATTGGAAACTGTCGAAGCTGTGACTGTGTTGGCTTCAGCACAAAACCTCTACACCTTTTGGTTGAACCCTCAGAATTTTATGGCTTTCACCGAGCAACTGGAAAGTGTCACAAAAATATCTGACACTAAATCCCACTGGAAATGGAAAGCTTTGCGTGGCAATAAAACTCTTGAATGGGACAGTGAAATTGTTGAGAGCACACCTTATTCAGTCATTGCCTGGCGTTCAACTCATGTTTCGGAAATAAAACTATCAGGCCGGGTTGAATTTCGACCTCTTGATTATGGCCGTGGAACTGTCGTGACAGTGCGAATTGCTTTTGATGTTCCTGGCGGAAAGTTCACCGAGTTCATCGAAAAAATGCTGGGTGAAAGTCCACATCAGAACTTGAAAATGAACCTTGTAAAATTGCGTGAACTTTTTGAAGCCGGAGAAATTCCTCGCGTTGAAGGACAACCAGCTGGCGCAGATCGAAAGCATGAAACTAAAACGGCATTACACTAG